In Phocoena phocoena chromosome 11, mPhoPho1.1, whole genome shotgun sequence, one DNA window encodes the following:
- the USP18 gene encoding ubl carboxyl-terminal hydrolase 18 — MNAEFTKILKRMTVPRGAAEQRRSVPFQLLLLLEKMRDSREKAVRPMGLAYCLQMYSVPLFVQHDAAQLYLTVWNLIKDQITDADLVARLQALYAIRVRESLVCLGCTVESDRSSSMLTLPVSLFDMDSKPLKTLEDALHCFFQPRELSSEDKCFCGNCEKKTCWKQVLTLTHLPQTLTIHLMRFSSKNLQTEKICHSLCFPQNLDLNKLLEMEGEPCAAEEQRGGQYELFAVIAHVGKADFGHYCAYVRSTVNGKWFCFNDSNVSWVSWEDVQCTYGDHSYRWQETAYLLVYMKIES, encoded by the exons ATGAACGCGGAATTCACCAAGATATTGAAGAG GATGACAGTGCCAAGGGGAGCTGCGGAGCAGAGGAGAAGTGTCCCCTTCCAGCTGCTCTTGCTACTGGAGAAGATGCGGGACAGCCGGGAGAAAGCGGTGCGACCCATGGGGCTGGCCTACTGTCTCCAGATGTACAGTGTACCAC TGTTTGTCCAGCATGATGCTGCCCAGCTCTACCTCACAGTCTGGAACCTGATTAAAGACCAAATCACAGATGCGGACTTG GTAGCGAGGCTGCAGGCCCTCTATGCCATTCGTGTGAGGGAGTCCCTCGTTTGCCTTGGATGTACCGTGGAGAGTGACAGAAGCAGCAGCATGCTGACCCTCCCCGTCTCTCTTTTCGACATGGATTCAAAGCCCCTGAAAACACTG GAGGACGCCCTCCACTGTTTCTTCCAGCCCAGGGAGCTGTCCAGTGAGGACAAGTGCTTCTGTGGGAACTGTGAGAAGAAGACCTGCTGGAAGCAG GTCTTGACACTGACCCACCTGCCCCAGACACTGACCATCCACCTCATGCGTTTCTCCAGCAAAAATCTGCAGACAGAAAAGATCTGCCACTCACTGTGTTTCCCCCAGAACTTGGATCTAAATAAGCTCCTTGAGATGGAGGGAGAGCCCTGCGCTGCTGAGGAGCAG CGTGGGGGACAGTATGAACTCTTCGCTGTGATTGCCCATGTGGGGAAGGCTGACTTCGGTCACTACTGTGCTTATGTCCGGAGTACTGTGAATGGAAAATGGTTCTGCTTCAACGACTCCAACGTTTCCTGG GTGTCCTGGGAAGACGTCCAGTGTACCTATGGAGATCACAGCTACCGCTG GCAGGAAACTGCATATCTTCTGGTTTACATGAAGATTGAGTCCTAA